A region of the Phoenix dactylifera cultivar Barhee BC4 chromosome 10, palm_55x_up_171113_PBpolish2nd_filt_p, whole genome shotgun sequence genome:
AGGATGGAGAACGCCACAGTTTCCTCCAGAGTCAAAAGCCGGCGACGCCGCTGGTGCGCCAGAAGCTGAGCCACCTGCGGCTATTCTGGCACGACGTCGTGAGCGGGCCGGATCCGAGCGCCGTCAGGGTGGCCCAGGCGGCCTCGGCCAACCAGTCGGCGACCGGGTTCGGCACGTTGGTCATGATCGACGACGCGCTGACCCTTGGCCCTGAGCTCACTTCAAAGCTAGTGGGCCGGGCCCAGGGTTTCTACGCGCTGGCATCCAAGGAGGAGTCAGGCCTGCTGATGTCCATGAACTTTGCCTTCACCGAAGGCAAGTACAATGGAAGCACGGTGACCATATTGGGCCGGAATACGGTGTTCTCGGAGGTGAGGGAGATGCCGGTGATCGGGGGAAGTGGGCTTTTCCGGATGGCCCAGGGTTATGCCCAGGCCCGGACGCACAGCTTCAATCCTAAGACTGGCGATGCTGTGGTGGAGTACAATGTTTTCGTCCTGCACTACTGATGTAGAGTTtggttttctgatttagtttgtGTCCTCTAT
Encoded here:
- the LOC103719964 gene encoding dirigent protein 22-like is translated as MGKLFSISILVLLFISTITPSLAKDGERHSFLQSQKPATPLVRQKLSHLRLFWHDVVSGPDPSAVRVAQAASANQSATGFGTLVMIDDALTLGPELTSKLVGRAQGFYALASKEESGLLMSMNFAFTEGKYNGSTVTILGRNTVFSEVREMPVIGGSGLFRMAQGYAQARTHSFNPKTGDAVVEYNVFVLHY